Proteins encoded in a region of the Prunus persica cultivar Lovell chromosome G4, Prunus_persica_NCBIv2, whole genome shotgun sequence genome:
- the LOC18781338 gene encoding triose phosphate/phosphate translocator, chloroplastic isoform X2 has translation MGEATPPRAAARGLAVEEGDSPALPRRRFLSDRGKRFRRVRDAKVAPLGFFDKYPAILTGFFFFMWYFLNVIFNIMNKKIYNYFPYPYFVSVVHLGVGVVYCLISWAVGLPKRAPIDSNLLKLLIPVAVCHALGHVTSNVSFAAVAVSFTHTIKALEPFFNASASQFILGQSIPLSLWLSLAPVVLGVSMASLTELSFNWTGFISAMISNISFTYRSIYSKKAMTDMDSTNLYAYISIIALLVCIPPALIVEGPQLIKYGFNDAIAKVGLVKFVSDLFWVGLFYHLYNQLATNTLERVAPLTHAVGNVLKRVFVIGFSILVFGNKISTQTGIGTAIAIAGVAIYSYIKAKIEEEKRQGKAA, from the exons ATGGGGGAGGCAACTCCGCCCCGGGCTGCTGCTCGAGGCCTCGCCGTTGAAGAGGGAGATTCTCCGGCCTTGCCTCGCCGCCGCTTCCTCTCCGACCGAGGGAAACGATTCCGCCGGGTGAG GGACGCGAAGGTCGCGCCGCTCGGGTTCTTCGACAAGTACCCGGCTATCCTCAccggcttcttcttcttcatgtg GTATTTTCTGAATGTGATTTTCAACATCATGAACAAGAAGATCTACAATTACTTCCCGTATCCCTA TTTTGTGTCGGTTGTGCACTTGGGCGTGGGAGTGGTGTACTGTTTGATAAGCTGGGCCGTGGGCCTTCCTAAACGCGCT CCTATTGACTCAAACCTGTTGAAGCTGCTCATCCCTGTGGCCGTGTGCCATGCACTTGGCCACGTCACCAGCAATGTCTCATTTGCAGCCGTTGCAGTCTCCTTCACACATACCATCAAAG CTCTTGAGCCATTCTTCAATGCCTCTGCTTCGCAATTTATTCTCGGACAATCAATCCCCTTGTCTCTATGGCTGTCCCTGGCTCCTGTTGTTCTTG GTGTGTCGATGGCATCGCTGACTGAGTTGTCATTCAACTGGACTGGCTTCATTAGTGCTATGATTTCAAACATCTCCTTTACCTACAGGAGTATCTATTCAAAGAAAGCCATG ACTGATATGGACAGTACCAATCTCTATGCCTATATTTCGATCATTGCTCTTCTTGTCTGCATTCCACCGGCTCTCATC GTAGAGGGGCCTCAACTGATTAAGTACGGCTTCAATGATGCAATTGCTAAAGTAGGTCTTGTCAAGTTCGTTTCTGATCTCTTCTGGGTGGGATTGTTCTACCATCTCTATAATCAG CTGGCCACCAATACCCTGGAGAGAGTGGCACCTCTTACACATGCAGTTGGAAATGTGCTGAAACGTGTATTTGTGATTGGCTTTTCCATCTTGGTCTTTG GCAACAAGATTTCAACACAAACTGGTATCGGGACAGCCATTGCGATTGCAGGAGTGGCAATCTACTCTTACATCAAGGCCAAAatagaagaagagaaacga CAAGGGAAAGCTGCATGA
- the LOC18781338 gene encoding triose phosphate/phosphate translocator, chloroplastic isoform X1, which produces MESRVLSRATTFGALPCHRKPSPRENAAVSFFSARPIGAVSEGGNLIWGRQLRPGLLLEASPLKREILRPCLAAASSPTEGNDSAGDAKVAPLGFFDKYPAILTGFFFFMWYFLNVIFNIMNKKIYNYFPYPYFVSVVHLGVGVVYCLISWAVGLPKRAPIDSNLLKLLIPVAVCHALGHVTSNVSFAAVAVSFTHTIKALEPFFNASASQFILGQSIPLSLWLSLAPVVLGVSMASLTELSFNWTGFISAMISNISFTYRSIYSKKAMTDMDSTNLYAYISIIALLVCIPPALIVEGPQLIKYGFNDAIAKVGLVKFVSDLFWVGLFYHLYNQLATNTLERVAPLTHAVGNVLKRVFVIGFSILVFGNKISTQTGIGTAIAIAGVAIYSYIKAKIEEEKRQGKAA; this is translated from the exons ATGGAGTCGCGAGTGCTATCACGCGCCACCACATTCGGAGCCCTCCCCTGCCACCGCAAACCATCTCCCAGGGAAAACGCCGCCGTTTCGTTCTTCTCGGCTCGGCCGATCGGCGCCGTGAGCGAGGGCGGGAACCTCATATGGGGGAGGCAACTCCGCCCCGGGCTGCTGCTCGAGGCCTCGCCGTTGAAGAGGGAGATTCTCCGGCCTTGCCTCGCCGCCGCTTCCTCTCCGACCGAGGGAAACGATTCCGCCGG GGACGCGAAGGTCGCGCCGCTCGGGTTCTTCGACAAGTACCCGGCTATCCTCAccggcttcttcttcttcatgtg GTATTTTCTGAATGTGATTTTCAACATCATGAACAAGAAGATCTACAATTACTTCCCGTATCCCTA TTTTGTGTCGGTTGTGCACTTGGGCGTGGGAGTGGTGTACTGTTTGATAAGCTGGGCCGTGGGCCTTCCTAAACGCGCT CCTATTGACTCAAACCTGTTGAAGCTGCTCATCCCTGTGGCCGTGTGCCATGCACTTGGCCACGTCACCAGCAATGTCTCATTTGCAGCCGTTGCAGTCTCCTTCACACATACCATCAAAG CTCTTGAGCCATTCTTCAATGCCTCTGCTTCGCAATTTATTCTCGGACAATCAATCCCCTTGTCTCTATGGCTGTCCCTGGCTCCTGTTGTTCTTG GTGTGTCGATGGCATCGCTGACTGAGTTGTCATTCAACTGGACTGGCTTCATTAGTGCTATGATTTCAAACATCTCCTTTACCTACAGGAGTATCTATTCAAAGAAAGCCATG ACTGATATGGACAGTACCAATCTCTATGCCTATATTTCGATCATTGCTCTTCTTGTCTGCATTCCACCGGCTCTCATC GTAGAGGGGCCTCAACTGATTAAGTACGGCTTCAATGATGCAATTGCTAAAGTAGGTCTTGTCAAGTTCGTTTCTGATCTCTTCTGGGTGGGATTGTTCTACCATCTCTATAATCAG CTGGCCACCAATACCCTGGAGAGAGTGGCACCTCTTACACATGCAGTTGGAAATGTGCTGAAACGTGTATTTGTGATTGGCTTTTCCATCTTGGTCTTTG GCAACAAGATTTCAACACAAACTGGTATCGGGACAGCCATTGCGATTGCAGGAGTGGCAATCTACTCTTACATCAAGGCCAAAatagaagaagagaaacga CAAGGGAAAGCTGCATGA
- the LOC18778740 gene encoding pentatricopeptide repeat-containing protein At5g46100 yields MGSKTLFKWSKQITTSQVEQLIKAEKDIQKAILIFDSATAEYTNGFRHDHTTFGLMVARLVSANQFRSAEALLDKMKEEKCSVTEDIFLSVCRGYGRVHRPLDAVRVFHKMEDFQCKPTQKSYITILGILVEENQLKIAFRFYKYMRETGIPASVVSLNILIKALCKNSSSMDAALRIFCEMPNHGCTPDSYTYGTLINGLCKLGKIGEAKELFNEMETKGCLPSVVTYTSLIHGFCQSNNLDEAVGLFEHMKTKGITPNVFTYSSLMDGLCKGGRSSQAMELLDLMIRKRHRPNNITYSTLLHGLCEEGKLQEALEILDRMKLQGLKPDAGLYGKVINGFCNICKFQEAANFLDEMVLGGVSPNRLTWSLHVRIHNAVVQGLCSSGNPNRACQLYLSMRSRGISIDMKTFDTLVRCICKKGDLHKAYRIVDEMVLDGCVPDEGIWSSMVDGFWNRRKVREPAELLQAELMSEMVEPET; encoded by the coding sequence ATGGGAAGCAAAACTTTGTTTAAATGGTCGAAGCAAATCACTACTTCCCAAGTTGAGCAGCTGATAAAAGCTGAAAAGGACATACAGAAAGCTATTCTCATATTTGATTCCGCAACAGCCGAGTACACCAATGGCTTCCGGCATGATCACACCACCTTTGGTCTCATGGTCGCTAGATTAGTCTCCGCGAACCAGTTCAGGTCAGCCGAGGCGTTACTTGATAAGATGAAGGAGGAGAAATGTAGTGTTACAGAAGATATATTCCTCTCTGTTTGCAGAGGATATGGCCGCGTTCACAGGCCACTGGATGCTGTCAGGGTCTTCCACAAAATGGAGGACTTCCAGTGCAAACCAACCCAGAAATCTTACATTACCATACTTGGCATTCTTGTTGAAGAAAACCAGTTAAAGATTGCTTTCAGGTTCTACAAGTATATGAGAGAAACGGGCATTCCAGCTAGCGTTGTGTCGCTTAATATTTTGATCAAAGCCCTTTGTAAGAACAGTAGTTCCATGGATGCAGCTCTTCGAATATTTTGTGAGATGCCCAATCATGGGTGCACCCCAGATTCATATACATATGGTACTTTGATTAATGGATTGTGTAAGTTAGGAAAGATTGGTGAAGCAAAAGAGCTCTTCAATGAAATGGAAACAAAAGGTTGTTTGCCCTCTGTTGTTACGTATACTTCCTTGATACACGGCTTTTGCCAATCCAACAATTTGGATGAAGCTGTGGGATTGTTTGAACACATGAAAACCAAAGGTATTACTCCAAATGTCTTTACTTACAGCTCTTTGATGGATGGACTTTGCAAGGGTGGGCGTTCTTCACAAGCAATGGAACTATTAGACTTAATGATTCGTAAGCGCCATAGGCCAAACAATATCACTTATAGTACTTTGCTTCATGGACTCTGTGAAGAAGGAAAGCTTCAAGAAGCTTTGGAGATTCTAGACAGGATGAAGCTTCAGGGCTTGAAACCAGATGCAGGGCTGTATGGGAAGGTAATTAATGGCTTTTGTAACATTTGCAAGTTCCAGGAAGCTGCAAACTTTCTTGATGAGATGGTCCTTGGAGGAGTTTCACCTAACAGACTAACTTGGAGCCTTCATGTAAGGATTCATAATGCAGTCGTCCAGGGCTTGTGTAGTAGCGGCAATCCAAATCGAGCTTGTCAGCTGTATCTTAGCATGCGTTCCAGGGGTATCTCCATTGATATGAAGACATTTGATACTCTAGTGAGGTGTATCTGTAAAAAAGGGGACCTGCACAAAGCTTATCGAATTGTTGATGAGATGGTGCTTGATGGATGTGTTCCGGATGAGGGAATATGGAGTTCCATGGTGGATGGGTTTTGGAATCGCAGGAAGGTGCGTGAACCTGCTGAGTTGTTGCAGGCTGAGCTGATGAGTGAAATGGTTGAGCCTGAAACATAA
- the LOC18779584 gene encoding uncharacterized protein LOC18779584, translating into MEIKIQAEESRHWPDDEQKLPLLQDMPKSVTEEERTLIQKAIRQTFQSTAHLANLLPTGTVLAFQLLAPIFSNQGNCDSVSRSMTAGLVALCGASCFLLSFTDSYRDKNGNVCYGFATFRGLWIIDGSTTLSPEVDANFQLRFIDFLHAFMSILVFAAVALFDQNVVNCFYPTPSDKAQEILTALPVGIGVICSMLFVVFPTKRHGIGFPLSVN; encoded by the coding sequence ATGGAGATCAAGATACAAGCTGAGGAATCCCGGCACTGGCCTGATGATGAACAAAAACTTCCCCTCTTGCAAGATATGCCAAAGTCCGTAACAGAGGAGGAAAGAACCTTGATACAGAAAGCCATTCGCCAGACGTTTCAAAGCACAGCTCATTTGGCCAATCTTTTACCAACTGGAACAGTTCTTGCATTTCAGCTTCTAGCACCCATATTTTCAAACCAAGGCAACTGTGACTCAGTCAGCCGGTCCATGACTGCTGGTCTTGTAGCCCTCTGTGGAGCTTCATGTTTTCTACTGAGCTTCACTGACAGCTATAGAGACAAGAATGGAAATGTCTGTTATGGCTTTGCTACATTCCGAGGCTTATGGATCATCGATGGGTCAACCACCCTTTCACCCGAAGTTGATGCAAATTTCCAACTGCGGTTTATAGATTTCCTCCATGCCTTTATGTCAATACTTGTATTTGCAGCTGTTGCACTATTTGATCAGAATGTAGTGAATTGCTTCTATCCAACCCCGTCGGATAAGGCTCAGGAGATTCTCACAGCATTGCCAGTTGGCATTGGTGTCATTTGCAGTatgttgtttgttgtttttccAACCAAGCGCCATGGAATTGGCTTCCCCCTGTCTGTAAATTAA